One window from the genome of Tolypothrix sp. NIES-4075 encodes:
- a CDS encoding glucosamine-6-phosphate deaminase translates to MLSATKFFRVDDLMVQIYNSETEMAQDAAEIAQKYLQDILTSTDSATILLATGNSQLKFLDALIKLGGVDWSRVTMFHLDEYLGIAADHAASFRRYLQERVQKQVQPKQFHYIEGDALQPLAECDRYTNLLKAQPIDLCCLGIGENGHIAFNDPSVANFQDPYTVKLVKLDIVNRQQQVNTGYFPHLENVPQYAFTLTIPMICSAKKIICLAPEKRKAQVVKQMLQGSISIKCPASILRQQPQATLFLDVNSGSAFLHPEVTS, encoded by the coding sequence ATGTTATCCGCTACAAAATTTTTTCGCGTCGATGATCTGATGGTGCAGATTTACAATTCTGAAACCGAAATGGCTCAGGATGCAGCAGAAATCGCCCAAAAGTATTTACAAGACATTTTGACTTCAACAGATTCTGCGACTATATTATTAGCGACTGGTAACTCTCAACTGAAATTTCTGGATGCTTTGATAAAGTTAGGTGGTGTAGATTGGTCGCGAGTGACGATGTTTCATCTAGATGAATATTTAGGAATTGCTGCTGACCATGCTGCGAGTTTTCGACGCTATTTGCAAGAGCGTGTCCAGAAACAAGTACAGCCTAAGCAATTTCATTATATAGAAGGTGATGCATTACAACCTTTGGCAGAGTGCGATCGCTATACCAATTTACTCAAAGCACAACCAATTGATTTATGCTGTCTAGGTATTGGCGAAAACGGACACATCGCTTTTAACGATCCATCTGTAGCAAATTTTCAAGATCCATATACCGTGAAATTGGTAAAACTCGATATAGTCAACCGTCAGCAACAAGTCAACACTGGTTATTTTCCTCATCTGGAAAACGTACCCCAGTACGCTTTTACCCTCACCATCCCGATGATTTGCTCTGCTAAAAAAATTATCTGTCTTGCACCTGAAAAACGTAAAGCTCAGGTAGTAAAACAGATGTTGCAGGGGTCAATTAGCATTAAATGTCCCGCTTCTATATTACGTCAACAACCGCAGGCGACGTTATTTTTAGATGTCAATTCTGGTTCAGCGTTTTTACACCCAGAAGTCACAAGCTAG
- a CDS encoding WGxxGxxG-CTERM domain-containing protein, giving the protein MKPFDLSKTVLASVFAISLASISLPASVSAQTGGSGSGSGTGTGAGTTGTTGTGTGTGTGTNGTGIGTNGTGTGTGTNGTSTGTGTGTYGTGTGTGTGINGTGTGTGTYGTGTGTGTYGTGTGATGTGTGTYGTGTGTGTGTYGTGTGATGTGGTTGTGTYGTGTGATGTGGTTGTGTYGTGTGATGTGGTTGTGTYGTGTGTGGTTGTGTGSSTYGTGTGTGTGTGTGGTTGTGTTGTTGTDATGTGTGTTGTDSTGTGTGTTGTDSTGTGTTTGTGTTDTTGSGTTGTTGTGTTDTTGSGTNTTTTTSTEVRRTRHSNLGWLGLLGLAGLAGLVRKREEPKVYRDPNEVTTSRSKY; this is encoded by the coding sequence ATGAAGCCTTTTGACTTATCTAAAACCGTTTTGGCTAGTGTGTTTGCCATCAGTTTAGCCTCTATATCTTTACCTGCGTCTGTTTCTGCTCAAACTGGCGGTTCAGGTAGTGGTAGTGGCACTGGCACTGGCGCTGGTACAACAGGCACAACAGGTACAGGTACAGGTACAGGTACAGGTACTAATGGAACTGGCATAGGTACTAATGGAACTGGCACTGGTACAGGTACTAATGGAACTAGCACAGGTACAGGTACTGGTACTTATGGAACTGGCACTGGTACAGGTACAGGTATTAATGGAACTGGTACAGGTACAGGTACTTATGGAACTGGCACTGGTACAGGTACTTATGGAACTGGCACTGGTGCAACTGGTACAGGTACTGGTACTTATGGAACTGGCACTGGTACAGGTACTGGTACTTATGGAACTGGCACAGGTGCAACTGGTACAGGTGGCACAACAGGTACTGGTACTTATGGAACAGGCACAGGTGCAACTGGTACAGGTGGCACAACAGGTACTGGTACTTATGGAACTGGCACAGGTGCAACTGGTACAGGTGGTACAACAGGTACTGGTACTTATGGAACTGGCACTGGTACAGGTGGCACAACAGGTACTGGCACTGGTAGCAGTACTTATGGAACTGGAACTGGTACTGGTACTGGCACTGGTACAGGTGGCACAACAGGTACTGGCACAACTGGCACTACGGGTACAGATGCAACAGGTACTGGCACTGGTACCACCGGAACAGATAGCACGGGTACTGGCACTGGTACCACCGGAACAGATAGCACGGGTACTGGCACAACAACAGGTACTGGTACAACCGATACCACGGGCAGTGGTACAACGGGTACAACAGGTACTGGTACAACCGACACCACGGGCAGTGGTACAAATACTACTACCACGACTTCCACTGAAGTAAGACGCACTCGCCATTCTAATTTGGGTTGGCTGGGATTGCTTGGTCTTGCTGGTTTAGCAGGTTTAGTTCGCAAACGCGAAGAACCTAAAGTTTACCGCGATCCTAATGAAGTCACAACTTCTCGCTCTAAATATTAA